Part of the Amycolatopsis sp. 195334CR genome is shown below.
CCCGGAGCTGGCACCCTTCTGCGGGTCCCAGTTGCCCTTGCGCAGCCCGTAGTTCAGGAAGAACTGGATCCCGCCCTGCATCGACTCGGTACCGATGATCGAGTCGATCGCGAAGGCCCCCTGCTCCTCCAGCGTCCACTCGCTCGCCGCGGCCCGGGCCTGTTTGATGATCGGCCGGCGGAACTTCAGGCATTCGTCGAAGATGTGCCCACTGCCGATCCAATGCCGCATGATCGGAAACGCGTACCCCACCAGCCGATGTGCCATCTTCGCGAACAACCGCTCAAACCGCGGACCGGTGAACTGCTCGGCCCGCAGGAGCTCCAAGATCCTGGCCTCCGCGGCCCGTTGGGCTGCGGGATCGCCGGCCGCGCTCCCGCCGTGGGCCGCCAGCTCGGTCTCGACCTGGGCGAGGACCTCCTCCGGCAGCTCGACAAGGGAGGGTGCTCTGTCCGGGGCCGGGTCCTCCGTGGGCGGCCGCTCCGAATTCATCGTCTAGCTCCCTCAGTAGGTGGATCCCCGACGCCCCAGTTCGCCGGGCCTGACACTTCTCGTTGTAGGCAGCAACGCAGAACCACCCCCCAGATCTCCTCAAGATCTTTAAGATCTTTTCTGCGCCGTCATGTCCGGAGGCTCGAACACGCCAGGGCAAGTCAGCGGGACATCTAACACCACTGACCGGCGCCGCAGTGCGGAGACGACGTCGCCGTAGTCCTGCCCGTGATCGCCACCCGAGCCGCCGCGACGGCCGGATCGGTGGTGTTCGCCGCTGCCGACGGGCCAGGCTCAGCTTCAACTTCCCCAGTGTCGCCGCCCTCGTGGCGTTCTCAGCCGAGCCGACCCCCTGCGTCGCGACGATGATCAGGCGTGGCATGGCCCACGTCCCGTCAACGACGTCCGTCCCCAACGCTAGAACGTCAAGGTAGTCGGCGAGACAGCCATGCGCCGGAGCCCGCGGTCACCTCGTCCACAGCCTGGGCGCTGGCCAGAAGAGCCTGCGGGCCAGTTGCCGTCAGCCGCTGAGGGGTCGTCGTCGCGATGTAGACGCCCATCTGGGTGGGCGTGAGGCTGGTGATCAAGATTGCGGTGTCGCGGCGCAGGACACCGATCACGTAGGCCCCTGGGTGCAGCACGTCATCGAGAGCAGTTTTTAACTCTGGGCCCACTAAGAGATCCGGGCAACCCCCAGGTGGCCACGCCACCTCCCCTCAGCGAACTGGAGTCCGCGTTGCTCGAAACGCACCAGGTGAAGTGAGCAAACCCGACTGATCAATGGTTCTTTGAGTGGATTGAGTTGCGGAGCAGCACTATCTCGACAACACGTCCACTGCAGGCGGCCTCATTGTCGGGACCAGATGGGCAATCGGCCAGACTGGCGATAAGTTAGGACGTGGTCCACTGAATGGAAGTCGGCAGATAGCAGACAAGGCTTTCCACTGAAAGGAAGTCATCCGTTCGGACCTGTCGTCGTCGTCAGCGCCATCACTAAGTTGATCAGAGTTCAGGCGTTTGGACGTTTGTGAAATCAGCAGACTGACCATCGTTTAAGGATACTCATGAAAAAGTTGTTCGTTGCCATGGCGGCGATTGCTGCCCTTCTGGGGTTCGTCACACCTGTGGTTGCCGCCCCTGACGCTACAGCTCAGCCGTTAATTGACCCACGACCGTGCGGAAATGAACCAGTAGCACAAATTCGGCTGGTTCTCGCCGCTGGCGCGGTCGTTTGCTACGGCGGGTCCGTAGGTTCATGGAAAGTCGACAACCTGTACACGACTGGAATGTCGGCTGGCGGCTACTGGGGGTTCGTCACCTGCATTGAAGACAACAGGCAGGTCTTCTTCAGCCCCGCGAACTTCTACAGACTCGACTGTCATGTCGCATGGATCGGCATCACGCCACCCGGCTGGGGACGCCTGGCCGCGTAACTAGGCATCTTCGCGGGCTGCGGCATCGGCGGCGCCGACCGCCGATGCCACAGCCCGGCCGATCGATCGGATGACTACGCACCGCACTCCTGCGATGAGAAACCTTGTGGTGGCCGCCCCACTGGAAGTGCTGGTACCTTGTCATAAGGGTACTGCCGCCGACTGCAGGAGCAAGTCAGATGTCCAACGAAAACACATCCGAGTCCGGCAAACACTCCCACAGCGGGCCGGACGCCAGGTTGACATCTCGACCGCGCGATGTTTTTGGCGGAAAAATTCTCCATCAGTTGATTCTGGCACAAAACCAGAATGCTGTCGTAATGCTGACATCGACAGAATCCTTCCCGGAAGGTTGCCTTTTCAACTTCTTCGCCGCAGTGCGCCTTGGCGACAAGCAAGAAAACCAATGGATATATGATTTTGAACATCAACGTAAGGTTCTTTTCTCCAGCAACGAGGAAGCTCGTCCCGAGGAGTTCTTATTTCTCGGTGTGTCACATGGTCGACATTCACCCTTGCCTAGCGACCGGATTCATGAGCAAGAAGTGGTAGCGAATCCAGTTTCGACAGCTGAACCAGCTGCGCGACTAATAGGCTCGAAGTTTGAAGTCAGTCAGTCCCTGTGGCTCACCCCTTTGCCAAACCGTGAAGCGGTACAGGTGGTCACTGAGTGGCCGAAGGTAAATTTCGGCTTCCATGAGACGCTTGTTGACGGCGCCGAGTTGCATCGAGCAGCAAGCGAGGCGCGTCCATTCTGGACATGACTTCTTTAGCGGCTGCTACGACCAGATTCTCACGCTCAGCCCGGGATCGACCGTGCCCGTGCTGAAAACCATCCTGGCCGTCGGCGTCCTTGCAGAGTGTGATCGACGCCGTTGCGCTGACGCTGCGGTCAAGGTAGTCCTCGTGCTCGACCGGCAGTTGGTGCTCCAAGGCGACGCCGGCGTGGGGAAAGGCGAAGTCGAGAGACTTGCCATAGCCGATCGCCCTCCAGCGCGGCGTGCATCCAACGTCCGCCCGGACGTGCTGGTCAGGCTTGAATATGAGCTCAGTAGCGCACCCGCAGGGCGCGGTCGGCTCATTCCAGTGTGGTCCCGGGTTCTCGGCTCATATGAGGGTCAAGGGCAGGGCCTGGGCCACCGCCAGCAGCAGTCAGGCCTGCTCGTAGTGGCAATGTGACGGTGACCGGCGCTGCCGTGGCCCACGACTGCGCAGCCTCGGCCAGGACACGGTCCGGCGGGAGACTGGGCCGTGGATGTCATGCCCGGCGCGTCCCGGCTTCCTGGCCGCGATCGTGGTCGCCGCGCCTAGCCGAGCGCGCCGGGCTCAGAGGAACACATCTCCGGGTGCATCTCTCGCGGTTATCAGGCTTTCGGGTGGTCCGGACACTACTTCTACGTGCCGAAACGCCGCTGTGACACCTGCCGCCTGATCGTCAAGTTCGACCCGGCGCGCTCGCCTGCGGCGGTTTACTTGCTCGCGGCCACTCCGACCGCGCCGATCTACGAGAAGATCCCGCCTGGTGAACGTGTCAAGCCGGACAGCGCAGGCGAGGTGCAGGTGGCTTTCAAGCACCTCGGGATCGGCTACGGCTGCGGGATCCGGTGGACGGACTCCTAGGCCATTCCGGCGAGGTGGGACCGGATTCGGGCCGCTTGGGGTGTACCCAGTGCCTCGAAAACGGCCAGAGCCTTGAACCAATTGTCCCTTGCCTTACCGAGGTCTCCGCCGACGAAGGCGATCTTGGCCAAGCCGTCCAAAGCCCGCGCCGACTCGTAGCGGTTGTCCCCATCCGCGGCGATGGTCATCGCACGGCGGTAGTGTTCGGCAGCCTCGCCGTAGCGCTCGACGCTCGCCAACGTCGTGGCAAGGTCGTTGAGGATCTCCGCTTCGAGGCCACGGTCCTGGGATTGGACGCTTATGGTGAGCGCCTCTTCGTGATAGGCGAGCGCTTCTTCGCTTCGCCCAGTTTCGCGGTAGGCTGAAGCCAGGTTGTTGGTGATCGACGCCTTGCTAGCTACATCACCCACCTGGTCGGTCAATTCCTTGGCTCGCCGGAGTTCGATCAACGCCCCTTCGTCGCGCTCAAGGCTCATCAGCGTCGCACCGATGTTGGCCAGAGTATTGGCCTCG
Proteins encoded:
- a CDS encoding sigma-70 family RNA polymerase sigma factor; the protein is MNSERPPTEDPAPDRAPSLVELPEEVLAQVETELAAHGGSAAGDPAAQRAAEARILELLRAEQFTGPRFERLFAKMAHRLVGYAFPIMRHWIGSGHIFDECLKFRRPIIKQARAAASEWTLEEQGAFAIDSIIGTESMQGGIQFFLNYGLRKGNWDPQKGASSGTYFVGACACCFASFCNKWWKDKVLAEAMLSSPVDADEDGEDLLLRIADTSFGPAEAAVLRDSAARAVAQVKDPKIQEVLLRRSYLGQTQAEAAAAVELTPKAVERRLHTHRKNMRDNDDAPGRL